One genomic segment of Hydra vulgaris chromosome 14, alternate assembly HydraT2T_AEP includes these proteins:
- the LOC136090522 gene encoding uncharacterized protein LOC136090522 isoform X2, whose product MESNQDDFEELNSFKGVQREELLSKIHRCILKDKEKLTTVLYGMSGVGKTQIARRYCKMYHNFYKNFVWIDAAFGKLQISMINHCQLLGLIIQDLKGDYFKIEVIVEKVHNYYKNEKTLYIFDNVDDESVKTLKTYLSKNTNSFNLISSQWGTWSYNVNKVLINVFSSKEAFAYVKNNIKKCTDENIINLIKELGYHPFAITQAIKYINMHKISIEKYISRYRSKPLEILNTDKFPTEVESKSAINAINLVLMKLQETNDFLFQLLNCLSHCDIQNICKEFIIKMSNHMKIYDEHLIDETIGLLISYSLLNCFADKKYSIHELTQLACKYFRSKNSNTNTYIELIESYFKFELTEVNDHVDYGNHFVFHFLYVFRINQKIMSKTFNQMTSVINKLLLCKGLFDEAIEILKAIQSFNTETYGEHNKITLDTKYNIAQCFYKMAKYKEALEIHYSVDKLQTEILGINHPDTMLTKHNIALCLYAIGKYNEALEICYSVDKIKTEILGINHPDTMLTKNNIANCLYAMGKYNEALEIYYSVDKIKTEILGINHPDTMLTKHNIALCLYAIGKYNEALEIYYSVDKIKTEILGINHPDTMLTKNNIADCLNAIGKYNEALEICYSVDKIKTEFLGINHPDTMLTKHNIANCLYAMGKYNEALEIYYSVDKIRTVILGINHPDTMLTKHNIANCLYAMGKYNEALEIYYSVDTIQTEILGINHPDTMLPKHNIALCLYAMGKYNEALEIYYSVDKIRTEILGINHPDTMSTKHNIALCLYAMGKYNEALEIYYSVDKIRTVILGINHPDTMLTKHNIANCLYAIGKYNEALEIYYSVDKIQTEILGINHPDTMSTKHNIASCFYAMGKYNEALEIYYSVDNIKTEILGINHPDTMLTKHNIALCLYAMGKYNKALEIYYSVDKIRTEILGINHPDTMSTKHNIASCLYAMGNYNEALEIYYSVDKIQTEIFGINHPDTMLTKHNIALCLYAMGKYNEAFEIYYSVDKIQTEIFGINHPDIMLTKHNIANCLYAMGKYNEALEIYYSVDKIQTEIFGINHPDTMLTKHNIALCLYAMGKYNEAFEIYYSVDKIQTEIFGINHPDTMLPKHNIALCLFAMGKYNEALEIYYSVDKIRTEILGINHPDIMLTKHNIANCLYAMGKYNEALEIYYSVDKIQTEIFGINHPNSIATKKNITLCLKI is encoded by the exons GTGTTCAACGAGAAGAACTGCTCAGCAAAATTCATCGTTgtatattaaaagataaagagAAGTTAACTACCGTATTATATGGAATGTCAGGTGTCGGAAAGACACAAATTGCCAGAAGATATTGTAAAATGTATCATAACTtctataaaaactttgtttggaTAGACGCAGCATTCGGAAAGCTACAAATTTCAATGATAAACCATTGCCAGTTATTAGGACTTATTATTCAGGATTTGAAAGgcgattattttaaaatagaagtgaTCGTTGAAAAAGTtcataactattataaaaatgaaaagactttgtatatttttgacaacGTCGACGATGAAAgtgttaaaactttgaaaacgtacttatcaaaaaatacgaattcATTTAACTTGATTTCTTCGCAATGGGGAACGTGGtcatataatgtaaataaagtgcTTATCAATGTGTTTTCTTCTAAAGAAGCATTcgcttatgtaaaaaataatattaaaaaatgcacCGAtgaaaacataataaacttaattaaagaaCTTGGTTATCATCCGTTCGCTATAACTCaggctataaaatatataaatatgcataaaatttcgatagaaaaatatattagtcgTTATAGATCAAAACCCTTAGAAATATTAAACACTGATAAATTTCCAACTGAAGTCGAATCAAAGTCTGCAATAAATGCAATCAATTTAGTATTAATGAAATTGCAAGAAACTaatgactttttatttcaattactGAACTGTTTATCGCATTGCGATATTCAAAACATCTGTAAagaatttataatcaaaatgtCAAATCACATGAAAATATACGATGAACATTTAATAGATGAAACCATTGGATTACTAATAagttattctttattaaattgttttgctgacaaaaaatattcaatacacGAACTAACACAGTTGGCGTGTAAATATTTTCGAAGTAAAAATTCTAATACAAATACTTATATTGAACTTATcgaaagttattttaaatttgagttaacTGAAGTAAACGATCACGTGGATTATGGaaaccattttgtttttcattttctttatgtGTTTCGTATTAATCAAAAGATAATGTCAAAAACCTTCAACCAAATGACGTctgttattaataaattattattatgcaAAGGTTTATTTGATGAAGCAATCgaaatattaaaagcaattcaaagttttaatacAGAAACTTATGGTGAACATAATAAAATCACGCTTGATACAAAGTATAACATCGcacaatgtttttacaaaatggcTAAATATAAAGAAGCTTTAGAAATtcattattctgttgataaattacaaactgaaattttaggtatcaaccatccagatacaatgttaacaaaacataatatcgcactCTGTTTGTACGCTAttggaaaatataacgaagctttagaaatttgttattctgttgataaaataaaaactgaaattctaggtatcaaccatccagatacaatgttaacaaaaaataatatcgcaaactgtttgtacgctatgggaaaatataacgaagctttagaaatttattattctgttgataaaataaaaactgaaattttaggtatcaaccatccagatacaatgttaacaaaacataatatcgcactCTGTTTGTACGCTAttggaaaatataacgaagctttagaaatttattattctgttgataaaataaaaactgaaattttaggtatcaaccatccagatacaatgttaacaaaaaataatatcgcagaCTGTTTGAACGCTAttggaaaatataacgaagctttagaaatttgttattctgttgataaaataaaaactgaatttttaggtatcaaccatccagatacaatgttaacaaaacataatatcgcaaactgtttgtacgctatgggaaaatataacgaagctttagaaatttattattctgttgataaaatacgaactgtaattttaggtatcaaccatccagatacaatgttaacaaaacataatatcgcaaactgtttgtacgctatgggaaaatataacgaagctttagaaatttattattctgttgatacaatacaaactgaaattttaggtatcaaccatccagatacaatgttaccaaaacataatatcgcactCTGTTTGTAcgctatgggaaaatataacgaagctttagaaatttattattctgttgataaaatacgaactgaaattttaggtatcaaccatccagatacaatgtcaacaaaacataatatcgcactCTGTTTGTAcgctatgggaaaatataacgaagctttagaaatttattattctgttgataaaatacgaactgtaattttaggtatcaaccatccagatacaatgttaacaaaacataatatcgcaaactgtttgTACGCTAttggaaaatataacgaagctttagaaatttattattctgttgataaaatacaaactgaaattttaggtatcaaccatccagatacaatgtcaacaaaacataatatcgcaagcTGTTTTTAcgctatgggaaaatataacgaagctttagaaatttattattctgttgataatataaaaactgaaattttaggtatcaaccatccagatacaatgttaacaaaacataatatcgcactCTGTTTGTAcgctatgggaaaatataacaaagctttagaaatttattattctgttgataaaatacgaactgaaattttaggtatcaaccatccagatacaatgtcaacaaaacataatatcgcaagcTGTTTGTACGCTATGGGAAactataacgaagctttagaaatttattattctgttgataaaatacaaactgaaatttttggtatcaaccatccagatacaatgttaacaaaacataatatcgcactCTGTTTGTAcgctatgggaaaatataacgaagcttttgaaatttattattctgttgataaaatacaaactgaaatttttg gtatcaaccatccagatataatgttaacaaaacataatatcgcaaactgtttgtacgctatgggaaaatataacgaagctttagaaatttattattctgttgataaaatacaaactgaaatttttggtatcaaccatccagatacaatgttaacaaaacataatatcgcactCTGTTTGTAcgctatgggaaaatataacgaagcttttgaaatttattattctgttgataaaatacaaactgaaatttttggtatcaaccatccagatacaatgttaccaaaacataatatcgcactCTGTTTGTTcgctatgggaaaatataacgaagctttagaaatttattattctgttgataaaatacgaactgaaattttaggtatcaaccatccagatataatgttaacaaaacataatatcgcaaactgtttgtacgctatgggaaaatataacgaagctttagaaatttattattctgttgataaaatacaaactgaaatttttggtatcaaccatccgaattcaatagcaacaaaaaaaaatataactttatgtttgaaaatttaa
- the LOC136090522 gene encoding uncharacterized protein LOC136090522 isoform X1: MESNQDDFEELNSFKGVQREELLSKIHRCILKDKEKLTTVLYGMSGVGKTQIARRYCKMYHNFYKNFVWIDAAFGKLQISMINHCQLLGLIIQDLKGDYFKIEVIVEKVHNYYKNEKTLYIFDNVDDESVKTLKTYLSKNTNSFNLISSQWGTWSYNVNKVLINVFSSKEAFAYVKNNIKKCTDENIINLIKELGYHPFAITQAIKYINMHKISIEKYISRYRSKPLEILNTDKFPTEVESKSAINAINLVLMKLQETNDFLFQLLNCLSHCDIQNICKEFIIKMSNHMKIYDEHLIDETIGLLISYSLLNCFADKKYSIHELTQLACKYFRSKNSNTNTYIELIESYFKFELTEVNDHVDYGNHFVFHFLYVFRINQKIMSKTFNQMTSVINKLLLCKGLFDEAIEILKAIQSFNTETYGEHNKITLDTKYNIAQCFYKMAKYKEALEIHYSVDKLQTEILGINHPDTMLTKHNIALCLYAIGKYNEALEICYSVDKIKTEILGINHPDTMLTKNNIANCLYAMGKYNEALEIYYSVDKIKTEILGINHPDTMLTKHNIALCLYAIGKYNEALEIYYSVDKIKTEILGINHPDTMLTKNNIADCLNAIGKYNEALEICYSVDKIKTEFLGINHPDTMLTKHNIANCLYAMGKYNEALEIYYSVDKIRTVILGINHPDTMLTKHNIANCLYAMGKYNEALEIYYSVDTIQTEILGINHPDTMLPKHNIALCLYAMGKYNEALEIYYSVDKIRTEILGINHPDTMSTKHNIALCLYAMGKYNEALEIYYSVDKIRTVILGINHPDTMLTKHNIANCLYAIGKYNEALEIYYSVDKIQTEILGINHPDTMSTKHNIASCFYAMGKYNEALEIYYSVDNIKTEILGINHPDTMLTKHNIALCLYAMGKYNKALEIYYSVDKIRTEILGINHPDTMSTKHNIASCLYAMGNYNEALEIYYSVDKIQTEIFGINHPDTMLTKHNIALCLYAMGKYNEAFEIYYSVDKIQTEIFGINHPDTMLPKHNIALCLFAMGKYNEALEIYYSVDKIRTEILGINHPDIMLTKHNIANCLYAMGKYNEALEIYYSVDKIQTEIFGINHPDTMLTKHNIALCLYAMGKYNEAFEIYYSVDKIQTEIFGINHPDTMLPKHNIALCLFAMGKYNEALEIYYSVDKIRTEILGINHPDIMLTKHNIANCLYAMGKYNEALEIYYSVDKIQTEIFGINHPNSIATKKNITLCLKI, translated from the coding sequence GTGTTCAACGAGAAGAACTGCTCAGCAAAATTCATCGTTgtatattaaaagataaagagAAGTTAACTACCGTATTATATGGAATGTCAGGTGTCGGAAAGACACAAATTGCCAGAAGATATTGTAAAATGTATCATAACTtctataaaaactttgtttggaTAGACGCAGCATTCGGAAAGCTACAAATTTCAATGATAAACCATTGCCAGTTATTAGGACTTATTATTCAGGATTTGAAAGgcgattattttaaaatagaagtgaTCGTTGAAAAAGTtcataactattataaaaatgaaaagactttgtatatttttgacaacGTCGACGATGAAAgtgttaaaactttgaaaacgtacttatcaaaaaatacgaattcATTTAACTTGATTTCTTCGCAATGGGGAACGTGGtcatataatgtaaataaagtgcTTATCAATGTGTTTTCTTCTAAAGAAGCATTcgcttatgtaaaaaataatattaaaaaatgcacCGAtgaaaacataataaacttaattaaagaaCTTGGTTATCATCCGTTCGCTATAACTCaggctataaaatatataaatatgcataaaatttcgatagaaaaatatattagtcgTTATAGATCAAAACCCTTAGAAATATTAAACACTGATAAATTTCCAACTGAAGTCGAATCAAAGTCTGCAATAAATGCAATCAATTTAGTATTAATGAAATTGCAAGAAACTaatgactttttatttcaattactGAACTGTTTATCGCATTGCGATATTCAAAACATCTGTAAagaatttataatcaaaatgtCAAATCACATGAAAATATACGATGAACATTTAATAGATGAAACCATTGGATTACTAATAagttattctttattaaattgttttgctgacaaaaaatattcaatacacGAACTAACACAGTTGGCGTGTAAATATTTTCGAAGTAAAAATTCTAATACAAATACTTATATTGAACTTATcgaaagttattttaaatttgagttaacTGAAGTAAACGATCACGTGGATTATGGaaaccattttgtttttcattttctttatgtGTTTCGTATTAATCAAAAGATAATGTCAAAAACCTTCAACCAAATGACGTctgttattaataaattattattatgcaAAGGTTTATTTGATGAAGCAATCgaaatattaaaagcaattcaaagttttaatacAGAAACTTATGGTGAACATAATAAAATCACGCTTGATACAAAGTATAACATCGcacaatgtttttacaaaatggcTAAATATAAAGAAGCTTTAGAAATtcattattctgttgataaattacaaactgaaattttaggtatcaaccatccagatacaatgttaacaaaacataatatcgcactCTGTTTGTACGCTAttggaaaatataacgaagctttagaaatttgttattctgttgataaaataaaaactgaaattctaggtatcaaccatccagatacaatgttaacaaaaaataatatcgcaaactgtttgtacgctatgggaaaatataacgaagctttagaaatttattattctgttgataaaataaaaactgaaattttaggtatcaaccatccagatacaatgttaacaaaacataatatcgcactCTGTTTGTACGCTAttggaaaatataacgaagctttagaaatttattattctgttgataaaataaaaactgaaattttaggtatcaaccatccagatacaatgttaacaaaaaataatatcgcagaCTGTTTGAACGCTAttggaaaatataacgaagctttagaaatttgttattctgttgataaaataaaaactgaatttttaggtatcaaccatccagatacaatgttaacaaaacataatatcgcaaactgtttgtacgctatgggaaaatataacgaagctttagaaatttattattctgttgataaaatacgaactgtaattttaggtatcaaccatccagatacaatgttaacaaaacataatatcgcaaactgtttgtacgctatgggaaaatataacgaagctttagaaatttattattctgttgatacaatacaaactgaaattttaggtatcaaccatccagatacaatgttaccaaaacataatatcgcactCTGTTTGTAcgctatgggaaaatataacgaagctttagaaatttattattctgttgataaaatacgaactgaaattttaggtatcaaccatccagatacaatgtcaacaaaacataatatcgcactCTGTTTGTAcgctatgggaaaatataacgaagctttagaaatttattattctgttgataaaatacgaactgtaattttaggtatcaaccatccagatacaatgttaacaaaacataatatcgcaaactgtttgTACGCTAttggaaaatataacgaagctttagaaatttattattctgttgataaaatacaaactgaaattttaggtatcaaccatccagatacaatgtcaacaaaacataatatcgcaagcTGTTTTTAcgctatgggaaaatataacgaagctttagaaatttattattctgttgataatataaaaactgaaattttaggtatcaaccatccagatacaatgttaacaaaacataatatcgcactCTGTTTGTAcgctatgggaaaatataacaaagctttagaaatttattattctgttgataaaatacgaactgaaattttaggtatcaaccatccagatacaatgtcaacaaaacataatatcgcaagcTGTTTGTACGCTATGGGAAactataacgaagctttagaaatttattattctgttgataaaatacaaactgaaatttttggtatcaaccatccagatacaatgttaacaaaacataatatcgcactCTGTTTGTAcgctatgggaaaatataacgaagcttttgaaatttattattctgttgataaaatacaaactgaaatttttggtatcaaccatccagatacaatgttaccaaaacataatatcgcactCTGTTTGTTcgctatgggaaaatataacgaagctttagaaatttattattctgttgataaaatacgaactgaaattttaggtatcaaccatccagatataatgttaacaaaacataatatcgcaaactgtttgtacgctatgggaaaatataacgaagctttagaaatttattattctgttgataaaatacaaactgaaatttttggtatcaaccatccagatacaatgttaacaaaacataatatcgcactCTGTTTGTAcgctatgggaaaatataacgaagcttttgaaatttattattctgttgataaaatacaaactgaaatttttggtatcaaccatccagatacaatgttaccaaaacataatatcgcactCTGTTTGTTcgctatgggaaaatataacgaagctttagaaatttattattctgttgataaaatacgaactgaaattttaggtatcaaccatccagatataatgttaacaaaacataatatcgcaaactgtttgtacgctatgggaaaatataacgaagctttagaaatttattattctgttgataaaatacaaactgaaatttttggtatcaaccatccgaattcaatagcaacaaaaaaaaatataactttatgtttgaaaatttaa
- the LOC136090522 gene encoding uncharacterized protein LOC136090522 isoform X7 — MESNQDDFEELNSFKGVQREELLSKIHRCILKDKEKLTTVLYGMSGVGKTQIARRYCKMYHNFYKNFVWIDAAFGKLQISMINHCQLLGLIIQDLKGDYFKIEVIVEKVHNYYKNEKTLYIFDNVDDESVKTLKTYLSKNTNSFNLISSQWGTWSYNVNKVLINVFSSKEAFAYVKNNIKKCTDENIINLIKELGYHPFAITQAIKYINMHKISIEKYISRYRSKPLEILNTDKFPTEVESKSAINAINLVLMKLQETNDFLFQLLNCLSHCDIQNICKEFIIKMSNHMKIYDEHLIDETIGLLISYSLLNCFADKKYSIHELTQLACKYFRSKNSNTNTYIELIESYFKFELTEVNDHVDYGNHFVFHFLYVFRINQKIMSKTFNQMTSVINKLLLCKGLFDEAIEILKAIQSFNTETYGEHNKITLDTKYNIAQCFYKMAKYKEALEIHYSVDKLQTEILGINHPDTMLTKHNIALCLYAIGKYNEALEICYSVDKIKTEILGINHPDTMLTKNNIANCLYAMGKYNEALEIYYSVDKIKTEILGINHPDTMLTKHNIALCLYAIGKYNEALEIYYSVDKIKTEILGINHPDTMLTKHNIANCLYAIGKYNEALEIYYSVDKIQTEILGINHPDTMSTKHNIASCFYAMGKYNEALEIYYSVDNIKTEILGINHPDTMLTKHNIALCLYAMGKYNKALEIYYSVDKIRTEILGINHPDTMSTKHNIASCLYAMGNYNEALEIYYSVDKIQTEIFGINHPDTMLTKHNIALCLYAMGKYNEAFEIYYSVDKIQTEIFGINHPDIMLTKHNIANCLYAMGKYNEALEIYYSVDKIQTEIFGINHPDTMLTKHNIALCLYAMGKYNEAFEIYYSVDKIQTEIFGINHPDTMLPKHNIALCLFAMGKYNEALEIYYSVDKIRTEILGINHPDIMLTKHNIANCLYAMGKYNEALEIYYSVDKIQTEIFGINHPNSIATKKNITLCLKI; from the exons GTGTTCAACGAGAAGAACTGCTCAGCAAAATTCATCGTTgtatattaaaagataaagagAAGTTAACTACCGTATTATATGGAATGTCAGGTGTCGGAAAGACACAAATTGCCAGAAGATATTGTAAAATGTATCATAACTtctataaaaactttgtttggaTAGACGCAGCATTCGGAAAGCTACAAATTTCAATGATAAACCATTGCCAGTTATTAGGACTTATTATTCAGGATTTGAAAGgcgattattttaaaatagaagtgaTCGTTGAAAAAGTtcataactattataaaaatgaaaagactttgtatatttttgacaacGTCGACGATGAAAgtgttaaaactttgaaaacgtacttatcaaaaaatacgaattcATTTAACTTGATTTCTTCGCAATGGGGAACGTGGtcatataatgtaaataaagtgcTTATCAATGTGTTTTCTTCTAAAGAAGCATTcgcttatgtaaaaaataatattaaaaaatgcacCGAtgaaaacataataaacttaattaaagaaCTTGGTTATCATCCGTTCGCTATAACTCaggctataaaatatataaatatgcataaaatttcgatagaaaaatatattagtcgTTATAGATCAAAACCCTTAGAAATATTAAACACTGATAAATTTCCAACTGAAGTCGAATCAAAGTCTGCAATAAATGCAATCAATTTAGTATTAATGAAATTGCAAGAAACTaatgactttttatttcaattactGAACTGTTTATCGCATTGCGATATTCAAAACATCTGTAAagaatttataatcaaaatgtCAAATCACATGAAAATATACGATGAACATTTAATAGATGAAACCATTGGATTACTAATAagttattctttattaaattgttttgctgacaaaaaatattcaatacacGAACTAACACAGTTGGCGTGTAAATATTTTCGAAGTAAAAATTCTAATACAAATACTTATATTGAACTTATcgaaagttattttaaatttgagttaacTGAAGTAAACGATCACGTGGATTATGGaaaccattttgtttttcattttctttatgtGTTTCGTATTAATCAAAAGATAATGTCAAAAACCTTCAACCAAATGACGTctgttattaataaattattattatgcaAAGGTTTATTTGATGAAGCAATCgaaatattaaaagcaattcaaagttttaatacAGAAACTTATGGTGAACATAATAAAATCACGCTTGATACAAAGTATAACATCGcacaatgtttttacaaaatggcTAAATATAAAGAAGCTTTAGAAATtcattattctgttgataaattacaaactgaaattttaggtatcaaccatccagatacaatgttaacaaaacataatatcgcactCTGTTTGTACGCTAttggaaaatataacgaagctttagaaatttgttattctgttgataaaataaaaactgaaattctaggtatcaaccatccagatacaatgttaacaaaaaataatatcgcaaactgtttgtacgctatgggaaaatataacgaagctttagaaatttattattctgttgataaaataaaaactgaaattttaggtatcaaccatccagatacaatgttaacaaaacataatatcgcactCTGTTTGTACGCTAttggaaaatataacgaagctttagaaatttattattctgttgataaaataaaaactgaaattttag gtatcaaccatccagatacaatgttaacaaaacataatatcgcaaactgtttgTACGCTAttggaaaatataacgaagctttagaaatttattattctgttgataaaatacaaactgaaattttaggtatcaaccatccagatacaatgtcaacaaaacataatatcgcaagcTGTTTTTAcgctatgggaaaatataacgaagctttagaaatttattattctgttgataatataaaaactgaaattttaggtatcaaccatccagatacaatgttaacaaaacataatatcgcactCTGTTTGTAcgctatgggaaaatataacaaagctttagaaatttattattctgttgataaaatacgaactgaaattttaggtatcaaccatccagatacaatgtcaacaaaacataatatcgcaagcTGTTTGTACGCTATGGGAAactataacgaagctttagaaatttattattctgttgataaaatacaaactgaaatttttggtatcaaccatccagatacaatgttaacaaaacataatatcgcactCTGTTTGTAcgctatgggaaaatataacgaagcttttgaaatttattattctgttgataaaatacaaactgaaatttttg gtatcaaccatccagatataatgttaacaaaacataatatcgcaaactgtttgtacgctatgggaaaatataacgaagctttagaaatttattattctgttgataaaatacaaactgaaatttttggtatcaaccatccagatacaatgttaacaaaacataatatcgcactCTGTTTGTAcgctatgggaaaatataacgaagcttttgaaatttattattctgttgataaaatacaaactgaaatttttggtatcaaccatccagatacaatgttaccaaaacataatatcgcactCTGTTTGTTcgctatgggaaaatataacgaagctttagaaatttattattctgttgataaaatacgaactgaaattttaggtatcaaccatccagatataatgttaacaaaacataatatcgcaaactgtttgtacgctatgggaaaatataacgaagctttagaaatttattattctgttgataaaatacaaactgaaatttttggtatcaaccatccgaattcaatagcaacaaaaaaaaatataactttatgtttgaaaatttaa